The following is a genomic window from Thermodesulfobacteriota bacterium.
GAGGCTTCTGAGGATCTGTCCGTGACAAGGGATTTTTTAGACATCTTGAATAACCGAATTTACCACCTCCTCCACCGATGCTGGCTCAAGTATCGGCTCTTCCTGCAGGTCATCGAGGAGGAAGACCAAACTATCCTCGAAAAGCTCTTCTGTCTGATCGGTCTCGGGGAGGAGGCGTTGAGGAAGGACGTCCCGGACGTCTATTCCCTGCTCCGCTATACCGGGCTCTTCACCCAGTTTCCGAAATCGGCCTCAGGCCTCCGGACCTTGCTTCACGACGCATTCGGAAGAATCCCCGTCGAGGTCATCCCCTGTGTCAAGAGGGTCGTTAAGCTCCCTCTCGATCAAAGGTGTTCTCTCGGGATAAGCGGGTGCCGTCTCGGCCAGGAGAGCTACCTGGGAGAGGAGATTGAGGACCGGATGGGAAAATTTCGGCTGAGCATCGGCCCCCTATCCAGCGAACCCTATCACAGGCTCTTGCCGGGCACCCCAGATCACCGAAGGCTCATCTTTCTGACGAGGTTCTACCTCCTCGACGCCTTTGAATTCGATATCGAACTGATCCTTGCGGCAGGGGAGGCGAGGACCACCTCTCTCGGAGGTAGTCGGTGGTCTCTTCTCGGTCTCGACACCTGGCTCTTCTCTCACGAGACGCTCGGCGAAGGAAGAGCGATCTTTCGACCCCAATACGAATAAAGGAGAGATCCCATGATTACCGTCGACATCAAAACCCTCTTGAATCGATTGAATCCCTTCTGCACCCGGGCCCTCGAGGGAGCGGCAGGCCTCTGTGTCTCCAGGACCCATTACGAAGTGACCGTGGAGCACCTCCTCACCAAACTCCTCGAAGAGCCCCGATCCGATCTCCCCCTCATCCTCCGGCAGTTCGACCTCGACGCGGGAAGGGTGAAAAAGGCCCTGGATCAGACCATCGAAGAATTTCGCACCGGAAACGCCGCCAAACCGGTCTTCTCACCGCTTCTTCTCGAATGGGTCCAGGATGCCTGGCTTATCGCCTCGGTCGATCTCGACGAGAATCGTATCCGATCGGGTGCGCTTCTTTTGGCCTTTCTGGCCAAACCGACCCAGTTCGCAACCGGCCGGTATGTGGAGCTGCTTCGACCCATCGGCAGGGAGGCCCTCCTCTCCCAATTCGGAAACATCGTCAAGGGTTCGATCGAACAGCCCACCCCTGCTGAAAAGGCCGCTCGGGAGCCTATGGCGCCGGCTGGGGAAGGCACGGCCCTGGCCCGTTTCTGCACTGACTTTACAAAGAAGGCCGCGGCCGGAGAGATCGATCCGGTCTTCGGCCGGGATCGAGAGATCCACCAGATGATCGACATCTTGGCCCGGAGGAGGAAGAACAACCCCATTGCCGTGGGCGAGGCCGGCGTGGGGAAGACCGCCGTGGTGGAGGGATTGGCCCTGAGGATCGTCGAAGGGGATGTTCCGGACATCTTAAAAGGGGTGACCATCCTCGGCCTCGATATGGGCCTTCTTCAGGCAGGGGCAGGGGTGAAAGGGGAGTTCGAAAACCGGCTCAAATCCGTCATCAATGAGATCAAGGCCTCTCCGAAACCCATCATTCTCTTCATCGACGAGGCCCATACGCTGATCGGCGCAGGAGGTCCTGCCGGAGGAAGCGACGCGGCCAACCTTTTGAAACCCGCCCTGGCCCGGGGGGAGCTCCGGACGATCGCGGCCACGACCTGGTCCGAATATAAGAAGTATTTCGAAAAAGACGCGGCCCTGGCCCGGAGGTTCCAGCTCGTGAAATTAGAGGAGCCTTCGGTCGAGACGGCCATTCTCATCTTGAGGGGATTGAAGAACAAATATGAGGAGGCTCACGGCGTGGTGGTGAGAGACGATGCCATTGTGGCAGCGGCCGAACTCTCAAGTCGATATATCTCGGGGAGGCAGCTTCCGGATAAGGCGGTGGACCTCCTCGATACCGCGGCAGCCCGGGTCAAAGTCCAGCTTACGGCAAAACCCGACCTCATCGAAGACCGGGAACGGACCATCCAGGCCCTCGAGCGGGAGAAGAGGGCCCTCGAACGAGACCAGCTCCACGGCCTCGAAATCGATGTCTCCCGGATGACGGAGCTCGAGGCAAAGATCCAGGGCCTCAAGGATGAGGTGGCCGGGCTTCAGGAGCGCTGGCTCCGGGAGAAGGAACTGGCCCATCGTCTCATCGATCTGAGGAAGCAACTCTACGAACTGAAGAGCCAGGCCGCCCCAGAGGAGAAGCAGTCTGAGCTGAGAAAGCACATCGACGAGGTCTCCCTCGAGCTTTCCGATGTGCAGAAAGAGGGGGCCCTGCTCAAGACCGAAGTCGATCCCGACGTCGTGGCCAAGGTCGTCTCGGATTGGACCGGCATCCCCCTCGGAAAGGTCCTGAGGGACGAAGCGAAGAATATCCTCCAGCTGGAGGAAAATCTCAAACAGAGGATCAAGGGCCAGGACGAGGCCATCGGCGTCATCACCCAGGTGATCAAATCGGCCAAGGCCGGCCTGAAAGACCCCCAGCAGCCTCTGGGGGTCTTCCTCCTGGTCGGCCCGAGTGGCGTGGGAAAGACCGAGACGGGCCTGGCCATCGCCGACCTCCTCTTCGGAGGCGACCAATACCTCGTCACGATCAACATGAGCGAATTTCAGGAATCCCACACCGTGAGCCGGCTCATCGGATCTCCGCCGGGCTATGTAGGCTACGGTGAGGGGGGGGTCCTGACCGAGGCCGTCCGGCAGCGTCCTTACTCGGTGGTCCTGATCGACGAGTGCGAAAAGGCCCATATCGACGTGATGAACCTCTTCTATCAGGTCTTCGATAAGGGGATGCTTTCCGATGGAGAGGGCCGGGTCATCGACTTCAAGAACACCGTCATCTTCCTCACGAGCAACCTGGCCTCCGACGTGATCACCCAGCTCTGCGCCGGAGAGTCGAGGCCTCCCCTTGAAACCGTGGTCAATACGATAAGGCCCATTCTGAGCCATCACTTCAAGCCCGCCCTCTTGGCCAGGATGACGGTCGTGCCTTTTTATACGCTGGATTCCAAATTCATCCGCGAGATCGTCGTCCTCAAACTCGACAAACTGGCCAGGCGGATGGCCGAGACCCACAAGATCAAGCTGGTCTATGCTCCGGAGGTGGTGGACCAGATCGCCCAGCGCTGCACCGAGGTGGAGACCGGCGCCAGGAACATCGACCACATGATGAACGGCACGATCCTTCCCCAGATGTCGAGAGAGATTTTGGCGCGTCTGAGCGAGGGGGCCATGCCCTCGGAAGTCCATCTCGGGATGGCCGGAGACGGCTCCTTTCAGATCCGTTTTGGAGGTTAGCGATGGCACCTAAGCAGGCGGCCCATGAAGCGAAGTTTCTCTTCGAGGTGCTCGGAACGTCTTACGAGACCCGGGTCCTCGAGTTCACCCTCACGGAAAGCCTCTCCTCCCCCTTCGAGCTCGATCTCTCTCTGGCCTCGGAGGATGAAATCAAGTTTGAGGAGGTGGTGGGCAAGGAAGCCCTCCTCACCCTGCTCGGGGAGGAGAAGGATCGATACTGCCACGGGATCATCAACCGGTTCAGCTTCAGGGGAAGCAAGGGCCGTTTCTACCTCTATCAGGCCCGGGTCGTGCCGAAGCTCTGGCTTCTGTCTCTGGAACGGGACTGCCGCATCTTCCAGGACAAGGATGTGGAGGAGATCGTCAAGCAGGTCCTCCAGGAAGGGGGGATCCCCTCGGATCGATTCAACTTCCGGCTCCAGAATAAACCTCCAAAAAGGGAGTACTGCGTCCAGTATCGGGAGACCGATCTCAACTTCATCTCCCGCCTTTTGGAAGAAGAGGGGATCTTTTACTACTTTGAGCATTCCAAAGATAAACATGTCCTCCACTTCAGGGATAGCTCGGTGGCCTATCAGGACATTCAGGGGACCTCCCAGATTACGTATAATCCCGCCTCCAAAGGGATGGTTCCTGAGGAGGATTATGTCTTCGGGTTCGACTATTCCAAGAGGATCCATTCGGGCAAAATGACCCAAAGGGACTTCAATTTCGAGAAGCCCTCTCTCGACCTGAAATCGGAAGAGAAGCACAAAGAGTATGACAAATTGGAGATCTACGACTATCCAGGGAGGTACCTGGATCAGGAGCGGGGCAAGCGGCTTACCAAGATCCGTCTTGAGGAATCGATGGCCACGGGGGTGAGGGTCGAGGGGCAGAGCTCCTGCGTTCGCTTCCTTCCGGGATTCAAATTCAAACTTAAGGACCATGAATGGGAGAGCTTCAATCAGGAGTACCTCCTGGTGGAGGTCGTCCACCGGGGCACCCAGCCCCAGTCCTTGGAGGAGCAGGCCGTGGAGGGTCCAGGGACGACCTATTGGAACACCTTCATCGGAATCCCTGCCTCGGTCACCTTCAGGCCCGAACGAAAGACCCCGAAGGCCCTCGTCGAAGGAATGCAGACGGCGTGGGTGACGGGTCCCAAAGGAGAAGAGATTTATACCGATGAATACGGTCGGGTGAAAGTGCAATTCCACTGGGACCGGGAGGGGAAACGGGACGAAAAGACGACCTGCTGGCTGAGGGTGGCCCAGTTCTGGGCAGGCAAGGGATGGGGGACGGTCTTCCTTCCGAGGGTGGGGGACGAGGTGCTGGTCGATTTTCTCGAGGGCGATCCGGACCGGCCCATCGTCGTCGGAAGTTTCTACAACGAAGAGGCCAAACCCCTCTACAAGCTCCCCGACGAGAAGACGAAGAGCACGATCAAGACCAAGAGTTATCCCAACGACCCGGGGTTTAACGAAATTCGCTTTGAGGACAAAAAAGGGGAGGAAGAGATCTTCATCCACGCCGAGAAGGACATGAATGAGGTGGTAGAAAATAACCGGACCATCTCGGTCGGAGGCACCCATACCGAGACGATCCAAGGGAATACAAAAATCACTATCCAAAAGGGGACCTTCGAACACGACGTGAAGGCCAATACCGCCAGGTATCATGTCCAAGGAAATCTTACCGAAGAATATGATGCGAACCAGACCACCACGGTGGGAGGAGATATCACCATCTCTTCCAGACGATCCTTCTTTCACCTTACCGCCCATACCGAAATCCTCCTCACGGTTGGGGCGAGCACCCTTTTGTTGAAATCAGACGGGACCATTGCCCTTTCCGGGAAGAAGATTTCCATCGTTGGGGATTCTGAGATCAAAACCTCTGCTCCGAAGATCGAAACCTCAGGAGGGCAGGAGGTTAAAATCGGCGTGGGGAACAGCGTGACGAAATTCGATCCCGCAAGCGTAACCACTTCAGGAGCAAGGATCAATACGAGTGCCACTGGTATTCATGAGATTAAGGGCGGGATCGTCAAGATCAATTAACGGGATCCATGAGAAAACTTTTTGAGGAAGTGCAGGTGACATTGAGCCATTTTATCGATCAGAGAGACCATCTCTTTATGATCATCGGCTGTCGTGATTTTGAGACGGCCTATATCCTTAAAATTCTCCAGGGCATCGACGAATCGAACAACTCGGATCTCTTCTGGATGTTTGCCGATGAATTCAAGGACTTGGCCTCTTACGTCGAAACGGTGATTGGCCATTTTAAGACAAAATATGAAGGCGTCTGCGAAGGATTGAAAAAAGAAGGAAAGCCCCCCTGGCCCCCAATTCCCCAACCGATCTTTGATCCCGCCCAGGATCCCGTGCTTCGTCTCAAAGGGTTGATGGAATTTTCCCGCGCCCTATTGCCCTCGGAGGAGGGACATCTCTCGATCTGGGCATTTTTCCCTTTCAAAATTCACCATCCTTTAGAGTATCAAGAGATGGTAAAAAGGCTGATGGAACATCAATTCCCGGTCCCCTGGTGTCATCATATGAGGATCTTCTTTAGAGACGAAAAAGATTCCCCCCTTCTCCATCCGGCAGGGACTCCCCCTCCCAGAGTTTCCACCTATAGTCCGGATTTGGGTGTGGAGGCCATGGAAAGAAGCCTCCGGGAAGAAGTGATGGATGGGGGTGTCCCTCTGGATCAGCGACTCCAGTCTCTGCTTTCCCTCGCGGGGCTTGATCTCGCCCATGGACGATTTCACGACGCTCTCCCGAAATACAAGCTTCTCCTATCCTACTATCAGGGGACAGGGCAACCTGCGATGACCGCTCTGGTGCTGAATTGGATCGGAGATGTCTTCATGCGATTAGGAGACCTGAAGGAGGCCCAGAGGTATTACGAATCTTCTCTTACGCCAGCCATCGAATCGAAATCGGAGCCCGTCCTGCTGAACATTCTACTGAACTTAGGCCATCTGAAGGCGAAGGAAGAAGCCTGGGAAGAGGCCGAAATCTATTACGAGAGTGCCGAGAAGATTGCGACCGCCCTTCGGGTGCCCCAGGCCAAGATCCTCTGTCTTGAGAACCGAGGTTTGTGCCAGGCCATGCAAAAAAATATAGAAAAAGCCATCGAGACATGGAAAGAGGGAGCCACTCTGGCCAGGGCCATGGAGGAAAAATTCTTGTTGCAAAATATTCTCTTGCGGTTGAAGGATTGTTATCAAAAAACAGGGAAGAACAAAGAGTTCAAGGATGTTGTGGGTGAACTGGAGA
Proteins encoded in this region:
- the tssG gene encoding type VI secretion system baseplate subunit TssG yields the protein MASPDRRSPAALKSDLFEKAHEFSFFQVMRLLRLLLRSGKTGASQEEQHLRLRPELSLSFPPADVARIEEVDSERPLYLVTVTLLGLYGASSPLPTFYTEDLLEEASEDLSVTRDFLDILNNRIYHLLHRCWLKYRLFLQVIEEEDQTILEKLFCLIGLGEEALRKDVPDVYSLLRYTGLFTQFPKSASGLRTLLHDAFGRIPVEVIPCVKRVVKLPLDQRCSLGISGCRLGQESYLGEEIEDRMGKFRLSIGPLSSEPYHRLLPGTPDHRRLIFLTRFYLLDAFEFDIELILAAGEARTTSLGGSRWSLLGLDTWLFSHETLGEGRAIFRPQYE
- the tssH gene encoding type VI secretion system ATPase TssH, encoding MITVDIKTLLNRLNPFCTRALEGAAGLCVSRTHYEVTVEHLLTKLLEEPRSDLPLILRQFDLDAGRVKKALDQTIEEFRTGNAAKPVFSPLLLEWVQDAWLIASVDLDENRIRSGALLLAFLAKPTQFATGRYVELLRPIGREALLSQFGNIVKGSIEQPTPAEKAAREPMAPAGEGTALARFCTDFTKKAAAGEIDPVFGRDREIHQMIDILARRRKNNPIAVGEAGVGKTAVVEGLALRIVEGDVPDILKGVTILGLDMGLLQAGAGVKGEFENRLKSVINEIKASPKPIILFIDEAHTLIGAGGPAGGSDAANLLKPALARGELRTIAATTWSEYKKYFEKDAALARRFQLVKLEEPSVETAILILRGLKNKYEEAHGVVVRDDAIVAAAELSSRYISGRQLPDKAVDLLDTAAARVKVQLTAKPDLIEDRERTIQALEREKRALERDQLHGLEIDVSRMTELEAKIQGLKDEVAGLQERWLREKELAHRLIDLRKQLYELKSQAAPEEKQSELRKHIDEVSLELSDVQKEGALLKTEVDPDVVAKVVSDWTGIPLGKVLRDEAKNILQLEENLKQRIKGQDEAIGVITQVIKSAKAGLKDPQQPLGVFLLVGPSGVGKTETGLAIADLLFGGDQYLVTINMSEFQESHTVSRLIGSPPGYVGYGEGGVLTEAVRQRPYSVVLIDECEKAHIDVMNLFYQVFDKGMLSDGEGRVIDFKNTVIFLTSNLASDVITQLCAGESRPPLETVVNTIRPILSHHFKPALLARMTVVPFYTLDSKFIREIVVLKLDKLARRMAETHKIKLVYAPEVVDQIAQRCTEVETGARNIDHMMNGTILPQMSREILARLSEGAMPSEVHLGMAGDGSFQIRFGG
- the vgrG gene encoding type VI secretion system tip protein VgrG, whose amino-acid sequence is MAPKQAAHEAKFLFEVLGTSYETRVLEFTLTESLSSPFELDLSLASEDEIKFEEVVGKEALLTLLGEEKDRYCHGIINRFSFRGSKGRFYLYQARVVPKLWLLSLERDCRIFQDKDVEEIVKQVLQEGGIPSDRFNFRLQNKPPKREYCVQYRETDLNFISRLLEEEGIFYYFEHSKDKHVLHFRDSSVAYQDIQGTSQITYNPASKGMVPEEDYVFGFDYSKRIHSGKMTQRDFNFEKPSLDLKSEEKHKEYDKLEIYDYPGRYLDQERGKRLTKIRLEESMATGVRVEGQSSCVRFLPGFKFKLKDHEWESFNQEYLLVEVVHRGTQPQSLEEQAVEGPGTTYWNTFIGIPASVTFRPERKTPKALVEGMQTAWVTGPKGEEIYTDEYGRVKVQFHWDREGKRDEKTTCWLRVAQFWAGKGWGTVFLPRVGDEVLVDFLEGDPDRPIVVGSFYNEEAKPLYKLPDEKTKSTIKTKSYPNDPGFNEIRFEDKKGEEEIFIHAEKDMNEVVENNRTISVGGTHTETIQGNTKITIQKGTFEHDVKANTARYHVQGNLTEEYDANQTTTVGGDITISSRRSFFHLTAHTEILLTVGASTLLLKSDGTIALSGKKISIVGDSEIKTSAPKIETSGGQEVKIGVGNSVTKFDPASVTTSGARINTSATGIHEIKGGIVKIN
- a CDS encoding tetratricopeptide repeat protein, which translates into the protein MRKLFEEVQVTLSHFIDQRDHLFMIIGCRDFETAYILKILQGIDESNNSDLFWMFADEFKDLASYVETVIGHFKTKYEGVCEGLKKEGKPPWPPIPQPIFDPAQDPVLRLKGLMEFSRALLPSEEGHLSIWAFFPFKIHHPLEYQEMVKRLMEHQFPVPWCHHMRIFFRDEKDSPLLHPAGTPPPRVSTYSPDLGVEAMERSLREEVMDGGVPLDQRLQSLLSLAGLDLAHGRFHDALPKYKLLLSYYQGTGQPAMTALVLNWIGDVFMRLGDLKEAQRYYESSLTPAIESKSEPVLLNILLNLGHLKAKEEAWEEAEIYYESAEKIATALRVPQAKILCLENRGLCQAMQKNIEKAIETWKEGATLARAMEEKFLLQNILLRLKDCYQKTGKNKEFKDVVGELETLRSSHNGLPS